Genomic window (Sceloporus undulatus isolate JIND9_A2432 ecotype Alabama unplaced genomic scaffold, SceUnd_v1.1 scaffold_13, whole genome shotgun sequence):
CTATAAATATTTCTTGTTTGATGCAGAGAAGTAGATTAAGTCATgaaattgttgtttttactttggtGAAATACTACATTGAAAAGTAAGCCTGGTCTGAAAGGTGCAGAAATAactctaaaaaacaaacaaacaaaaaccaccccACACAATATTAATTTGTGCTGAAAGTGATGCATACGTTTTTCAGACATACTTCCAGGGAGCTTGGAATGATAAGTTGCACTTCACAACTGAAGCAGAAAAACATtataatgcatatttatttaaggtgtaaaaaagaatggaaaagtcACACTGTACTACAAGATAAAAGGCAATAATTATTGGCACAAATATACCTGGGTATGAAAATGTAAAATGCACATTGCATAAGGGTCAATGGTGATTTCTTTTGGGCAGAAAAGGATTAAACAGCAGCTTGTCTTCACAGTTTATCttttgtgcaaatgcagcatTAAGAAGATAGCTGTATCTACAAACAAATTTAGAAAGGTAAGAAAATAATTGTAAAGCTCCAGGTCTCTCTAGTGGAAGAGTCATGCTCTGAACCAATTTTTTCCTGACTGAGACATGATAACCCTATGTTCCTGTTGCTAGGTGCTCAGCTGCTCAATCAAATCTTCCACAGTGTATACAATAAGTTtgatatcctccttttccttcattCGATGACCACCACCTTTGCGAAGAATAACATCCACATCTGCACCAACAACACGTTCAGCAACTTTCATGGAGATCTGCCATGGGACATCTTCATCCTTCAAGCCATGAATAAGACGCACAGGACACTTTATGGGAAGGGGACTAGTCAAAACACAGTGATTTTCTGCTTCCTGAATGAGTTCATATGGTACAGAATAAACTCCTTCTTCATTGTGCTTGGTTGGCAGCCTCCATTCAcccttttcttctatttctttttttacctaGGAAGATAAATGAATGACAGACTGTAAAACTGATTACTGGATAGGACTTGATACCTAAGTTCTGTTTAAAACAAGACTGTCCAAATGTTGTCCAAATGGTAAGATCCACATCTCACCATTGTGcacttataataaataaatagcctaaaCTGCTGTAGGGTAGCTGCTATGGAACTGAACCACAGGTTAAGTCTCCTGTTCCCATTTTGCAGCTGCCATGAATGCACTAGGCAGACTTGGCCAATCAGTACAGAGAATGAAGTCTCCTGCTGATATCTGCCTCAGACATAACAAATGTAAGATCCATTACCAAGTCATGGAttatgtaaaaattaaaaaaagtaaaCTGTATGACTCTGAGACATAGATGGAAAGATATCATGCAGGCAGATGTTGAGGAATAGCATTTACATGGCCGAGAAAATTATAGCCAAATATGCTCTTGAAGCACTGATTAAATATGTTCAATTCATCTCTACTTAGCAATAGCGGTAATATGTATGAGCATATATAACCGACATCTGGATCATAGCTGGTATAAGCAGTCTCGTcatattcccttctccttttgtgtcatatctttttagattaggggtcagcaacccccggcccgcgggctggatccggcctggtggcaggaccggccccagcccggttctgtcGCCGCCGCCGCCAAGGCCACCACCGCTTAGGGATGGCATATCCCTAATGCAGacagagaggcctggggccgcaagggccctgGGGGAGCCTGTGGAGGCAGCAGGCCGCTTTTGCGGGCTCCTTCTCGGCccatgcggccccaggcctctctctctggagAAAGAGGGCCCTCCGTTATAACAAAAATGCCTTCTCCGTGAACTATTGGTCAACGGAAGAACGAGAGCGCTTCAGTGACGTTTCAGAAGTACGACGAACGTTCccacctccatgcttctggagtgTTTGGGCAACATTTGGGCTACTATTACCGTGTGGTAAgtcccttgtgtgataagggacatagaatcatagtggaATAGATCACAAGAGAAATCCAATCCAACCAAACAATATGGAGATGGAATCCTGCAGAAATCCTATACTTTTACTGCAAGAGGCTCAAAGAAAGTGTCCCAACTTTCTAAATGTCATTCTCCAATATATAGTTCTATCTGAATGACAACTTTCTAACTACAGTATGCCCTTTGtgtacatgggggatctgttccagacttcccatatgctcgagccccatttaaatgaatgaggctcGTGCAAGCGGTGGTGAAGTGGCGCACACGCCttattcatccctatgggatgcgccactccttcctctccacacagctttcagcatatgatgaaAGACGTGTAAAGCATGCCTGCATATGAAGCAGGTGCACTGTAGTTATCTAAACTAACACAGAAAGTACTTTCAAAATTTACAAAAGATACCTTTAATAATGGAAAGTGATTCTTCTTCTGCAAGTGTCTGGAGCTTTGATGGGCATTGTATGTCTCCCTCATCTGTTTTTCCAAACCCAGGACCCCACTCAAAACCACTGGAAAAAAAGTAGAGTCATATTCCTGAAAGCCTCCAGGAAGCTCAAGTCTCTTTCAAAATAAGCGGTAtgaccttcgacttcacagtatgACCTTTATTGTTCATTTTGGTCACTTCTGCTACTAAATTTCAATGGTATTCAGTGTAGAGTGCACAGTGATCACCTTAACTGCCCACTTCCATTCTTGAGAAATGTCAAGAGTAAACAAGGTTCTTCATACTGCTCATTTGTCCAGCTGACATGGGCTATTTAGTCGGTTAGCAACAGTTCTCTGTAACATGGAGTTCCACACTACAAAAACATCACAGTGTGTGCTTTTAATCAGGAAAGCCAGCATCCCTTCTTACCTCTACAGGAAGCTGTTGAAAAGTGGCTACAAAATGGTCTGCGGCTACAGCTATTCCAACTAATGCTGCCACCTTTTCTGGACGAGCAATAGCAGCATGAAGCATCAGCCATCCACCCAGACTGGCACCAACTAAAATCTTAACATGAAACTAGTATTAGTGCTTTTATGTTACATAAATACACCcaaaacattttctgtgtgagCAAAAGTGGCTCTacaggagttttaaaaaaaaaatatcacatttttccactattttttttaacacaaacGCCTTTGAAGTTTCACATTGCTGAGGAGGCCCTGGCCCTATATTGGCCCACAATGGCCTTTAAGGcctgttttaaaaacagcaagtgACTTTTAGGCCCAGAAGAGACCCTTTcaacaacaggaagtgacatcTGATCATTACCTGTTGTTCGAAAGTCTCTTCCTAGACCTGAAGTGGCCAGGGTGGggaaagatgacaaaatgctgcCCCATCAATCGTGAAGGATGTTTGAAAGTATGTGGACACAAacatttgatttctttttgcaGGGGATGTTGTGGAGGACTGTGGCCTTCCAAGCCTCCCACAATTGCCCACATTTGACTTAAGAACTGTATACTTCAAAATAGGTGTAACATTTCCTGAATTCTGCGAGGGAGTACCTGAGTGCACTGTACAATGGagccttggtatcttctggggtttggttccaagaccccctatggataccaaaattcacagatgctcaagttccattataaacaatggcatagtaaatggtgttccttgtagaatttatttcaaattttatttttattttaaatattttcaagccatggatggctgaatccgtgAACAGAGAAGCTGTGGATACAGACAACCAATTGTAGTATAAATACGTAAGTACACCAGCTAACCTGGTAAGCACAGTCAACAGCTGCATTCAGAAGATAATATTTAATAAGTCTAATATGCTGAGATATGATAAAGCTACTTGGCTTATATCCTAAATTATGTGAAAGTTTCATAGAGCAAATGACATGGGAAACTATAGTTATTTGAAGGCTTCCTAGAATGAAGGCCATTTGTTCATGTAGCAGCCTGACATTCAGTCATCTCTCAGCTTACTAATTTGAGATACAATAGTCCAAACCAGTCAATGTTATGTAACTTCCATCTCAAATGGTACCACTGAGTGTATTATTACTTAATGTACAATTGCCCCAATAACTTAGATTTCTTGAATAGCTTACTGTATTTAATGCCACTACTTTTTTTATTTGGGTGATCTACACTTTTCAGTTGTGCCCTAAATTCTGTTCTCAAAAAAGCTCTGTTTAAAAGGCAATTTTACAGAACTTTATGTTGAGTATCAACAACTACACACTAACCAGATAAACTCATTTCCTGCCAAAGTCTTTCATACGTCAGGAGTATGTTTGCTTCTTTCAAGCAGTTAGCAGTCTAGCTGTAGTGACATATCCCAGAATTTTTATCCACAAATAGGGGTATAGTACAACTCTAGAGAAGAAAATGCtacatttaaaaatcaaagaCAATCAACCTGTGGTCCTTGTGTGAGTTCATCCAGTATTGAAAGAACATCCTTCCGCCACTTTCCCAATGTACTTTCTTTAATGTTGCCATCTGAACTTCCACAGCCTCTGTAATCAAACCTAAAGAAAGATGAAAATGAAGACATGGCTTTGTATAAGTTCCACTCAGTGAAGCCATCATATAAAAACTGTTTGGAAAAATGTCGACAGCAAGACaatgtttttttatatttttaaaatcttgttattAATGATAgtgttatttaattctttttaaacttttatataatGTGTATATCCTTcaataagtctaaaaatttatgcccaaacgttgacctcaaaatcccaggtcgacttactcacaggtcagtatggtaatgtgatagcaccTTTTCAGATTTCCCTATGCTGTGGGAAGAGAGTATCTTTTTCTCTTGagcagaggaaaagaaaacacagaaagagTCCTaagtgattaattgctgttagacaaacaaacagagtccctGTCCTGGCCGCTGCTGTCTGATGAAGGCTGAAATCAAAGTTGAAAcaaacgctgaagcaaaaagcctcaattagagtctcttgctgtacatacacacactgaaggagcctccaagttttaccctcaacttatccatgggtcatggcaaaattaataattttggccccaaaacctgccctcgatctatacatgagatcgacttatggttgagtatatacagcaaacaatgttttagctgttttttaaaaaaatgctttaggTCAACTTGGGTCCTGCATAAGGAAAagaagtggaatataaatcaaataaatatctaaataaaaaattaaacatcacTGACTAATACCAAGAACTGAATGTTTAAGATAAAGGAATGAGATACATGCATCCCATTAAGCACTACTGTGTTCTCCTAAAACATACCTTACAAAAGCATGGCCAACTGATTTGCAGTAGTCTTCCAGCGCAAGTGCTTTTTCGCCATTCATGTTTGAAAAAAGGCCTGCGAGGTAGACAACTCCAGGATTCTTGCCTTTTAGTTTATGATAGGCTAGTTTTGGAAGATCGGTCCGGTTAAGGAAACTGGGAGATGATTTTTGTCTGCGACCTAAACAAAAAACATTTGCGTCATTTAGACTGTCATTGCTGACGTTATTGAAACACATTACAGGCCtaacataggccctatacaggcaggccaaaataacactgcttcaggtcactttggaggtatggtgtttcaatgatgcatgcaacctaagagtctggaagctgcaccaaagccacactccactccttaggacatttaaacagcatacctccaaagtgactcaaagcagatttattttggcctgtctgtatcagactatagttaacaaaacctctggcaaagaaactcctttttacaaagtctttataTCTGTCCAGCCCATCTTTCCTCCTGGTACTTTTCCTAGCCCAAAGTGTTAAGCAGCACCAACATcaggaagatggtgaaggagggcttgAGCAACACAGACCTTCACTATTCAGCTGCAGCCGCACACCTACAGTTAACAATGCAATAAACCTGGGATTCTTCtccagctgatcctactgtagttgtgtgCGCCTACAGTACCTACAatacagcagctgcctccagagtccCTTACTCAGCCTGTGTGGAAAGTGGGCATGTCTGCCTCATCAGTTATCACAAGCAAGTTAAACGGCATAAACCAAAATGGAAACCGTATGAAAACCTGTGTCTTATGTCAAAGGCAGGCTGAAAGGAGAAATGGAGTCTTCTGCCTGTTCTCTATGAACTGATCTCACAGGCAAAGAACAGCTGAGTAAAAAAACACCTTGCAGTCTAGGAACTTCTGGAGGGAGGGTTCTAAGAAGGGCTAGAAGACTTATCATTTGAGAGACAGCCAGCAGTGCAAAGACCCCCCTTCTTCCAAGGCTTTTCTTTGCCCTTTTTGTTTACTTGAAGAAAACATGGAATCACTGAAAAGATGGGACTGTTTCCTTCCACAACTGTAAGAGACACTCCTGGATTTCCTATCTTCAATGGATTTCAGATGCTTTGTGGAGATGTGCACTAAGGGAGAATGATGGCATAAgcactattatatatatatatgtattcatatgtattcatatatatatatatataatatacataatatatataatattatataattatatcatatatatatatatatatatatatatatatatccatttatatactgtatatatacatacatacgtgtgtgtgtgtatatatacatagtctcagaggtgctacaagatctccctccATGCGTCTCTCCCCCAacagactgacagacagacaCAGGCCTCTTACCCATCAACTGAGGGAAGCCCAGCCCAGTCCTGAGGGCCACCGCGGGCCTCCAAGGGAGCCTCTCCCGCCACAGCAGCCTTGCAGCTCCAGGCAGCGCCATGCCAGACTCAGAAGCACTGCCACCGCCGCCACGCCCCCCTCCTTCAGTCGCgcaaagtgagagagagagagcgcatgcGCCAACTTTGAGCCGCGAGGGAACGAAAGAGGAAATTGCCTCTGCGCGTGCGCCCAAAACTGCGCCGCTCTAGAGCTTTGTCTCTATGGCGGAGGGCGGCCAAGAGGGAAAAGATAAATCGTTTCAATTTTAGAGAGACAAACACGAGTGCAAACTTTCTGTTTGTCTTTCGgcgccatttttattttttgatctGTGTCGTTTGCCCATAAAAACGATCAGGGAGATTATATTgtcaagaccactttaactgccccccATAACAGTATTACATTgaggtccacactgcagaaataacccagtttgagaccattttttttactgcccaggctcaatgctgaggaattctgggaagttttgtgagacaatttagccttctctgtcagagagagctctggtgccacaataaactgcaattcccacaattccctgagcactgaaccagggcagttaaagcagtctcaagaagGATTATTTTTGCACTCTTGTTTTAGCAGCCCCATCATTACCACACACCTTTGTCAGtggaaagcttgcattatgtattttgtgtattattattattattattattattattattattatgccttgtagcatctttgacacTAATCGAAACACTGTTTCTCAACCCCTTTGGGCCCCAGAtgttgttttggacttaagttcccagaagtcccagtcagtatgttcattgttcaggaattctgggagttgaagtctcaaaaatatATCTAATGGACCAAAggttgaaggaaagaagttggcagcaggagctttcttaATTCCtagacttctgtctacttctTCCCTCAGGTgcagaagtagactgaagtctaggaaagctcatgctgccaacttctttctttcactggggtataaataccacaaataataataatagaatattagagataacaaaatataaaggaaaaatatACTGGGTCCACTCCTATACACTGAGAATGCTACAAGCTCTCTatcatatgtatatataatgaatgtataatgtatatatagtctcaaaggtgctataagatctctctgcatactgattccacagactaacacaactatatatttgaattatattattattattatatgtaatatttatttatcatcccaaaccacattgcagaaataatccagtttgaggccactttaactgccctggttcactgctagggaatcctgggaactgtagtttgttttggctctCTGACACatagaaggctaaacatctcatgTATTCGTTTTCAAGCCACTGAAGCTTGTGCTGCAAGTGGAAACACACAATATAATAAGTCACCCTCCTATTTCATGCGTCACTTCTGTGGGTAGATGGATGAATGGCTACTTCTATGcaggtgaccaggcgtcctccttttccagaacatttcctctatttcaaccttttgtccaggaggaattccaaaatgtcctccactttgagcatgactaagaagcagaaATTTATACTTatccttaagaagcagagccctccctccagtccatctgccttggcctccgagggagagaataaccactggacctcacccTCTTCCCCACCgtcattcccttccccttttgtgtcctgtctttttagattgtaagcctgagggcagggaaccatctaaaataataactgtaagccactctgagagcctttagggctgaagggcggggtatacataccataataaattaataaataaatacttatgttttttagcttttgcaatttcctccatttttcttgaacgtccaacgttttgtggtgccttgtcctcttttgcagttattaggacatctggtcacctatatgaagccaaaggctttcacagctgggatctgtagttttttgtggctttttcgggcgatgaggccttgttctagaagtgtttattcctgacgttgcgccagtatctgtggctggcatcttcggagaatgttggcatggaagagagtagtgtatgtgtgtatatatgtgtatatatacacacacacactctgtagggaggagtgattaatttgtgtattgttctgttgaatggcaaggcttcagggtgggagggtatgcagaGGATTAGTATCttatatg
Coding sequences:
- the LOC121917241 gene encoding palmitoyl-protein thioesterase ABHD10, mitochondrial-like; the protein is MALPGAARLLWRERLPWRPAVALRTGLGFPQLMGRRQKSSPSFLNRTDLPKLAYHKLKGKNPGVVYLAGLFSNMNGEKALALEDYCKSVGHAFVRFDYRGCGSSDGNIKESTLGKWRKDVLSILDELTQGPQILVGASLGGWLMLHAAIARPEKVAALVGIAVAADHFVATFQQLPVEVKKEIEEKGEWRLPTKHNEEGVYSVPYELIQEAENHCVLTSPLPIKCPVRLIHGLKDEDVPWQISMKVAERVVGADVDVILRKGGGHRMKEKEDIKLIVYTVEDLIEQLST